The Coffea arabica cultivar ET-39 chromosome 8e, Coffea Arabica ET-39 HiFi, whole genome shotgun sequence genome window below encodes:
- the LOC140012649 gene encoding uncharacterized protein encodes MGSPRLHIPYLPEAIAVESVDRSLQTAFPTLSPLSEAIPRYFSPFQVLARVGAVAYKLALPSHVRIHDTFHVSLLKKKVGTGSIQAQIPAGIPYQGQLMVEPIAVLDRRLVKRGRVAATQVLVQWSNSFPEDATWEYLQDLQLQFPHFNP; translated from the exons ATGGGCAGCCCCCGTCTTCACATTCCTTACCTACCCGAGGCCATAGCAGTTGAATCCGTGGACAGGAGCTTACAG ACAGCATTCCCTACGCTCTCACCATTGTCAGAAGCTATCCCTCGCTACTTTAGTCCATTTCAGGTGTTGGCAAGGGTAGGAGCAGTGGCGTACAAATTAGCTTTACCATCGCATGTCCGTATTCATGACACATTCCATGTTTCTTTGCTCAAGAAGAAGGTTGGCACAGGGTCCATTCAAGCCCAGATTCCCGCAGGGATTCCATACCAGGGACAGCTAATGGTAGAGCCCATTGCTGTTCTTGACAGACGTTTGGTCAAGCGTGGGAGAGTTGCGGCTACTCAGGTTCTGGTTCAATGGAGCAACAGCTTTCCGGAAGATGCAACTTGGGAGTACTTGCAGGACTTGCAGCTACAGTTCCCTCATTTCAATCCTTGA